One window of Salmo salar chromosome ssa11, Ssal_v3.1, whole genome shotgun sequence genomic DNA carries:
- the LOC106563676 gene encoding NHS-like protein 2 isoform X2: MENRALMCTSQAWKGPKGSTFSPNWDNTSYHPNIMMSPCPDVVKSPCQHAAKICHPPEASVTSQFQQVGPYASTGLSAMANTASRRGERECYIVNPIQNEETVLPVHNPEFRGRSFSATTASNSITSRSRCDSYVHLCPDNSSEDISRGDSSPLSPDVSPDHGGPRSRSHSIILRKTKRRPAPPTRSVSLRRDSAHQLRDNRTKSLYMDRDKATQDSFLPDLILISTPRTEEELGLEQSPAQPVQALVGPPVTNNGQLREVRSTDPCSSMSSSGPAMGITGNEHKKAPSWSESVRPSPPLRHPPSLTCKQSPLQPPAPVSPSNGQSSSQCETSPTPILTSVITGPSPLGCRMRPKSSTSPTSPRASNSRLRLSLELPGIVPLPDPTSVKSKATRRHSESSSTTKPRQRLSSSMMVMPVVTQEDLSNVRLRSVSSSDSDKGLEGSPEVIREEELEQELVSCPLVHHSPKAKPLVATKPPAHKWPPIHMAKSSSGSTQFSETLTASPRESQGDMFMVERRAKPKRSHQPPPRVVSDGVMVERQQAVHRQQYDVTDSHPPPASCHSETRNVRRTSPTSTTSLQAELDRKKKLVPPPVAKKPDVLFMPSISSLGQESTRSHVWSGLSGAYQAPASAYQPPTTGYQAPASAYQPPTTGYQVTASAYQPPTTGYQAPASAYQPPTTGYQVTASAYQPPTTAYQAPASAYQPPTTGYQAPASGYQFPASVYRDRDFTGQDCNHNRIRDGFFLDENSEERRAMPQMRTLCFGEQEEEELDHNSSQPTTEDLFTIIHRSKKKLLGRKETADSTGSRQGYGSPIKGTQRVVQKSSSKNDNFMAFLQRRRSNKPSSGERLSASELLKNTKPLPGQP, encoded by the exons ATGGAGAACAGGGCCCTGATGTGTACCAGTCAGGCCTGGAAGGGGCCCAAAGGGTCCACCTTCTCCCCCAACTGGGACAACACATCATACCATCCAAACATCATGATGTCCCCTTGTCCTGACGTGGTGAAGTCCCCATGCCAGCATGCTGCCAAGATATGCCACCCCCCAGAAGCCTCTGTGACCTCCCAGTTCCAGCAGGTTGGCCCCTATGCCTCCACTGGATTGTCTGCCATGGCTAACACTGCCAGTAGAAGGGGTGAAAGGGAGTGTTATATAGTCAATCCCATTCAAAATGAGGAGACAGTCCTGCCAGTACACAACCCTGAGTTTCGCGGACGCTCCTTCTCTGCAACCACTGCCTCAAACTCAATTACTTCCAGAAGCAGATGTGACAGCTACGTCCACCTATGCCCTGACAACAGCTCAGAGGACATTAGTAGAGGCGACAGCTCCCCGTTGAGCCCAGACGTCTCCCCTGATCACGGTGGTCCACGGTCGCGGTCCCACAGCATCATCCTGAGGAAGACGAAGAGGAGGCCGGCGCCGCCAACCCGTAGCGTGTCCCTGAGGAGAGACTCCgcccaccagctcagagacaacAGGACCAAGAGCCTCTACATGGACAGAGACAAAGCTACCCAAGACTCCTTCTTGCCTGACCTCATCCTCATCTCCACACCCAGGACAGAGGAGGAGCTGGGCCTGGAGCAGTCCCCTGCTCAGCCTGTacaggctctggttgggccaccaGTCACCAACAATGGGCAGCTACGTGAAGTAAGATCTACTGACCCCTGCTCTTCCATGTCAAGCTCAGGTCCTGCTATGGGTATTACTGGAAATGAGCACAAAAAAGCCCCCAGCTGGTCAGAATCGGTCAGACCCTCTCCACCCTTGCGACACCCTCCATCTCTAACTTGTAAACAGTCCCCCTTACAACCACCtgccccagtctccccctccaaTGGCCAGTCCAGCTCTCAGTGTGAGACTTCCCCCACTCCTATCCTCACGTCTGTCATCACTGGACCTTCCCCCCTGGGCTGCAGGATGCGCCCCAAGTCCTCCACCTCACCCACCTCCCCCAGAGCCAGCAACAGCAGGCTGCGGCTGTCCCTGGAGTTGCCAGGGATTGTCCCTCTCCCAGACCCGACGTCGGTCAAATCTAAAGCCACGCGGCGTCACTCCGAGTCCTCTAGCACTACCAAACCCAGACAGAGGCTGAGCTCCAGCATGATGGTGATGCCTGTGGTGACCCAGGAGGATCTCAGCAATGTGCGTTTACGTTCCGTCAGCAGCTCAGATTCTGACAAAGGCCTGGAGGGCTCACCTGAAGTCATCAGGGAAGAGGAGCTGGAACAGGAGCTGGTGAGCTGCCCACTGGTCCACCACAGTCCTAAAGCTAAACCACTTGTTGCTACTAAGCCACCTGCACACAAATGGCCACCGATACATATGGCAAAGTCCTCCTCAGGCTCTACACAGTTCTCAGAGACCCTTACAGCCTCACCAAGAGAGAGCCAAGGGGACATGTTTATGGTGGAAAGAAGAGCGAAGCCTAAGAGGTCGCACCAGCCTCCTCCTCGTGTTGTCAGTGATGGGGTTATGGTTGAGAGGCAGCAAGCTGTACACAGGCAACAGTATGATGTGACTGACTCACACCCACCACCCGCCTCCTGCCATTCAGAGACCAGGAACGTGAGAAGGACCTCTCCCACCAGCACCACATCTCTTCAAGCTGAACTAGATAGGAAGAAGAAGTTGGTTCCCCCTCCAGTCGCAAAGAAACCTGATGTCCTCTTCATGCCCTCCATCAGCTCACTGGGACAGGAGAGCACCAGGAGCCATGTCTGGTCTGGGCTCAGTGGTGCTTACCAG GCTCCTGCCAGTGCATACCAGCCTCCTACCACTGGTTACCAGGCTCCTGCCAGTGCATACCAGCCTCCTACCACTGGTTACCAGGTTACTGCCAGTGCATACCAGCCTCCTACCACTGGTTACCAGGCTCCTGCCAGTGCATACCAGCCTCCTACCACTGGTTACCAGGTTACTGCCAGTGCATACCAGCCTCCTACCACTGCTTACCAGGCTCCTGCCAGTGCATACCAGCCTCCTACCACTGGTTATCAGGCTCCTGCCAGTGGTTATCAGTTTCCTGCCAGTgtttacagagacagagactttACTGGACAAGATTGCAACCATAACAGGATAAGAGATG GATTTTTCCTAGATGAAaacagtgaagagaggagggcAATGCCCCAGATGAGAACACTGTGCTTcggggagcaggaggaggaagagttaGACCACAACTCCTCACAGCCAACTACTGAGGACCTATTCACCATCATACACAG GTCAAAGAAGAAACTCCTGGGTCGTAAAGAAACAGCTGACAGCACGGGGAGCAGGCAGGGTTATGGATCCCCCATTAAAGGCACCCAGAGGGTTGTCCAGAAGTCAAGCTCCAAAAATGACAACTTCATGGCTTTTctgcagaggaggaggagcaatAAACCCAGCTCTGGGGAGAGACTGTCAGCCTCTGAACTACTGAAGAATACTAAACCATTGCCCGGCCAACCGTAG
- the LOC106563676 gene encoding NHS-like protein 2 isoform X1: MENRALMCTSQAWKGPKGSTFSPNWDNTSYHPNIMMSPCPDVVKSPCQHAAKICHPPEASVTSQFQQVGPYASTGLSAMANTASRRGERECYIVNPIQNEETVLPVHNPEFRGRSFSATTASNSITSRSRCDSYVHLCPDNSSEDISRGDSSPLSPDVSPDHGGPRSRSHSIILRKTKRRPAPPTRSVSLRRDSAHQLRDNRTKSLYMDRDKATQDSFLPDLILISTPRTEEELGLEQSPAQPVQALVGPPVTNNGQLREVRSTDPCSSMSSSGPAMGITGNEHKKAPSWSESVRPSPPLRHPPSLTCKQSPLQPPAPVSPSNGQSSSQCETSPTPILTSVITGPSPLGCRMRPKSSTSPTSPRASNSRLRLSLELPGIVPLPDPTSVKSKATRRHSESSSTTKPRQRLSSSMMVMPVVTQEDLSNVRLRSVSSSDSDKGLEGSPEVIREEELEQELVSCPLVHHSPKAKPLVATKPPAHKWPPIHMAKSSSGSTQFSETLTASPRESQGDMFMVERRAKPKRSHQPPPRVVSDGVMVERQQAVHRQQYDVTDSHPPPASCHSETRNVRRTSPTSTTSLQAELDRKKKLVPPPVAKKPDVLFMPSISSLGQESTRSHVWSGLSGAYQAPASAYQPPTTGYQAPASAYQPPTTGYQAPASAYQPPTTGYQVTASAYQPPTTGYQAPASAYQPPTTGYQVTASAYQPPTTAYQAPASAYQPPTTGYQAPASGYQFPASVYRDRDFTGQDCNHNRIRDGFFLDENSEERRAMPQMRTLCFGEQEEEELDHNSSQPTTEDLFTIIHRSKKKLLGRKETADSTGSRQGYGSPIKGTQRVVQKSSSKNDNFMAFLQRRRSNKPSSGERLSASELLKNTKPLPGQP, from the exons ATGGAGAACAGGGCCCTGATGTGTACCAGTCAGGCCTGGAAGGGGCCCAAAGGGTCCACCTTCTCCCCCAACTGGGACAACACATCATACCATCCAAACATCATGATGTCCCCTTGTCCTGACGTGGTGAAGTCCCCATGCCAGCATGCTGCCAAGATATGCCACCCCCCAGAAGCCTCTGTGACCTCCCAGTTCCAGCAGGTTGGCCCCTATGCCTCCACTGGATTGTCTGCCATGGCTAACACTGCCAGTAGAAGGGGTGAAAGGGAGTGTTATATAGTCAATCCCATTCAAAATGAGGAGACAGTCCTGCCAGTACACAACCCTGAGTTTCGCGGACGCTCCTTCTCTGCAACCACTGCCTCAAACTCAATTACTTCCAGAAGCAGATGTGACAGCTACGTCCACCTATGCCCTGACAACAGCTCAGAGGACATTAGTAGAGGCGACAGCTCCCCGTTGAGCCCAGACGTCTCCCCTGATCACGGTGGTCCACGGTCGCGGTCCCACAGCATCATCCTGAGGAAGACGAAGAGGAGGCCGGCGCCGCCAACCCGTAGCGTGTCCCTGAGGAGAGACTCCgcccaccagctcagagacaacAGGACCAAGAGCCTCTACATGGACAGAGACAAAGCTACCCAAGACTCCTTCTTGCCTGACCTCATCCTCATCTCCACACCCAGGACAGAGGAGGAGCTGGGCCTGGAGCAGTCCCCTGCTCAGCCTGTacaggctctggttgggccaccaGTCACCAACAATGGGCAGCTACGTGAAGTAAGATCTACTGACCCCTGCTCTTCCATGTCAAGCTCAGGTCCTGCTATGGGTATTACTGGAAATGAGCACAAAAAAGCCCCCAGCTGGTCAGAATCGGTCAGACCCTCTCCACCCTTGCGACACCCTCCATCTCTAACTTGTAAACAGTCCCCCTTACAACCACCtgccccagtctccccctccaaTGGCCAGTCCAGCTCTCAGTGTGAGACTTCCCCCACTCCTATCCTCACGTCTGTCATCACTGGACCTTCCCCCCTGGGCTGCAGGATGCGCCCCAAGTCCTCCACCTCACCCACCTCCCCCAGAGCCAGCAACAGCAGGCTGCGGCTGTCCCTGGAGTTGCCAGGGATTGTCCCTCTCCCAGACCCGACGTCGGTCAAATCTAAAGCCACGCGGCGTCACTCCGAGTCCTCTAGCACTACCAAACCCAGACAGAGGCTGAGCTCCAGCATGATGGTGATGCCTGTGGTGACCCAGGAGGATCTCAGCAATGTGCGTTTACGTTCCGTCAGCAGCTCAGATTCTGACAAAGGCCTGGAGGGCTCACCTGAAGTCATCAGGGAAGAGGAGCTGGAACAGGAGCTGGTGAGCTGCCCACTGGTCCACCACAGTCCTAAAGCTAAACCACTTGTTGCTACTAAGCCACCTGCACACAAATGGCCACCGATACATATGGCAAAGTCCTCCTCAGGCTCTACACAGTTCTCAGAGACCCTTACAGCCTCACCAAGAGAGAGCCAAGGGGACATGTTTATGGTGGAAAGAAGAGCGAAGCCTAAGAGGTCGCACCAGCCTCCTCCTCGTGTTGTCAGTGATGGGGTTATGGTTGAGAGGCAGCAAGCTGTACACAGGCAACAGTATGATGTGACTGACTCACACCCACCACCCGCCTCCTGCCATTCAGAGACCAGGAACGTGAGAAGGACCTCTCCCACCAGCACCACATCTCTTCAAGCTGAACTAGATAGGAAGAAGAAGTTGGTTCCCCCTCCAGTCGCAAAGAAACCTGATGTCCTCTTCATGCCCTCCATCAGCTCACTGGGACAGGAGAGCACCAGGAGCCATGTCTGGTCTGGGCTCAGTGGTGCTTACCAGGCTCCTGCCAGTGCATACCAGCCTCCTACCACTGGTTACCAGGCTCCTGCCAGTGCATACCAGCCTCCTACCACTGGTTACCAGGCTCCTGCCAGTGCATACCAGCCTCCTACCACTGGTTACCAGGTTACTGCCAGTGCATACCAGCCTCCTACCACTGGTTACCAGGCTCCTGCCAGTGCATACCAGCCTCCTACCACTGGTTACCAGGTTACTGCCAGTGCATACCAGCCTCCTACCACTGCTTACCAGGCTCCTGCCAGTGCATACCAGCCTCCTACCACTGGTTATCAGGCTCCTGCCAGTGGTTATCAGTTTCCTGCCAGTgtttacagagacagagactttACTGGACAAGATTGCAACCATAACAGGATAAGAGATG GATTTTTCCTAGATGAAaacagtgaagagaggagggcAATGCCCCAGATGAGAACACTGTGCTTcggggagcaggaggaggaagagttaGACCACAACTCCTCACAGCCAACTACTGAGGACCTATTCACCATCATACACAG GTCAAAGAAGAAACTCCTGGGTCGTAAAGAAACAGCTGACAGCACGGGGAGCAGGCAGGGTTATGGATCCCCCATTAAAGGCACCCAGAGGGTTGTCCAGAAGTCAAGCTCCAAAAATGACAACTTCATGGCTTTTctgcagaggaggaggagcaatAAACCCAGCTCTGGGGAGAGACTGTCAGCCTCTGAACTACTGAAGAATACTAAACCATTGCCCGGCCAACCGTAG
- the LOC106563675 gene encoding retinal guanylyl cyclase 2, translating into MLRQLYQIHSSLHEWASTYLTTPVLTEAKFPSPPHGAWLLWFLLASLSVPCAARSTSTVFKVGVVGPWKCDPLFAKALPQTAAQLAVERINNDPSLSLGTTFEYVIIDEDCQTSMALKGFLGHYSRANAFLGPVNPGYCDAASLLANNWNKALFSWTCVNYELDDRSRHLTFARTVPSPTWVLLSLVRHFRWAHIGIISSAEDVWVDTGSKVADALRSYGLPVTTVVSTDKDPASIRQALTRVKRAENIRMVILCMHSVLIGGHIQRLLLETALDMHLTDGSLVFIPYDTLLYSLPYRDVRYPALINNGKLRRAYDAVLTVTMDSEENSFYKAYQKTVNVGGVPRHIKLHQISPLFGTIYSSILFMANALQNVRDAGEWRSGANLVRHSRNMAFYGFSQRVRTNGSGASLLKYVVLDTDGQSWPLLPTHCVDLEAGMVMSLGRSIHFPGGVQPSPDSSCWFIPGTLCTGGGVDPFHLIIVFLCILLTSIFSSGLYYCIRRRINQISLVRGPGKIMLTLEDVIFINPSLSNKKLSLDESKVGDMSRKPSDTDRQSLSTPFSDSTVTPATYANSNIAIFEGDWAWMKRLPSGNFKAITPQTSDVFELMKDIRHENVNLFLGFFLDCGVFGIMTEYCSRSSLQDLLSNTDVKLDWMFKTSLLLDLIKGMKYLHHRGVCHGRLKSRNCVVDGRFVLKLTDYGYNKILMAQRFSYEDPSAEELLWTAPEILRGPHPGLCGTQLGDVYSFAIIMQEVVLRGPPFCMLDLSAEDVIQKVRNPPPLCRPVVSPDHAPLECIQLMKQCWNEQADRRPHFNDIFDQFKNINKGRKTNIIDSMLRMLEQYSSNLEELIRERTEELEIEKLKTEKLLTQMLPPSVADVLKVGGTVEPEHFENVTLYFSDIVGFTTISANSEPIEVVDLLNDLYTLFDAIIGNHDVYKVETIGDAYMVASGLPVPNGNRHAAEISSMALDILSAVGTFKMRHMPDVPVRIRIGLHSGPCVAGVVGLTMPRYCLFGDTVNTASRMESTGMPYRIHLSHSTAKILVDLREGYQVQLRGKTELKGKGMEETYWLVGRDSFTKPLPVPPELKSGQMAHGLQMEEINRHKRKKAEQQQLAKKNK; encoded by the exons ATGCTCCGGCAGCTTTACCAGATTCACAGTTCACTGCATGAGTGGGCATCAACCTATCTGACAACCCCAGTCCTCACAGAAGCCAAGTTCCCCTCCCCTCCGCATGGAGCCTGGCTGCTGTGGTTCCTGCTGGCATCCCTAAGTGTGCCCTGTGCAGCTAGATCTACTTCTACTGTgttcaaggtaggggtggtaggaCCGTGGAAATGTGACCCTCTGTTTGCTAAGGCACTGCCCCAGACGGCAGCGCAGCTAGCTGTGGAGAGGATCAACAATGACCCCTCACTGTCCCTGGGCACCACCTTCGAGTACGTCATCATTGACGAGGACTGCCAGACATCCATGGCACTCAAGGGTTTCTTAGGTCACTACTCACGGGCTAATGCCTTCCTGGGCCCTGTCAACCCTGGCTACTGTGATGCAGCGTCTTTACTGGCCAACAACTGGAACAAGGCCCTGTTCTCTTGGACCTGTGTGAACTACGAGCTGGACGACCGAAGTAGGCACCTTACTTTCGCCCGCACGGTGCCCTCGCCCACCTGGGTGCTGCTCAGCCTGGTGAGACACTTCCGCTGGGCACACATAGGGATCATCTCCTCGGCTGAGGATGTGTGGGTGGACACAGGCAGCAAGGTCGCTGACGCTCTGCGGAGCTACGGCCTCCCTGTCACCACCGTGGTCTCCACAGACAAGGACCCTGCCAGCATACGACAGGCTCTGACTAGGGTCAAGAGGGCAGAAAACATCCGCA TGGTGATCCTCTGCATGCACTCTGTGCTGATTGGAGGACACATCCAGAGGTTGCTGTTGGAGACTGCTCTGGACATGCACCTGACGGACGGTTCCCTGGTGTTCATCCCCTACGACACACTGCTCTACAGCCTGCCCTACAGGGATGTCCGCTACCCAGCCCTCATCAACAACGGCAAGCTGCGAAGAGCATACGATGCTGTCCTGACCGTCACCATGGACTCAGAGGAGAACTCATTCTACAAGGCCTACCAGAAGACTGTGAATGTTGGGGGGGTTCCCAGACACATTAAGCTCCACCAG ATTTCTCCTCTGTTTGGTACCATCTACAGCTCGATCCTCTTCATGGCTAACGCTCTGCAGAATGTTCGTGATGCTGGGGAGTGGAGGTCTGGAGCCAACCTGGTGCGCCACTCCAGGAACATGGCTTTCTATGGTTTCAGCCAGCGTGTCCGCACCAATGGCTCCGGGGCCAGCTTGTTGAAGTATGTGGTGCTGGACACAGATGGGCAGTCCTGGCCTCTGCTGCCCACCCACTGTGTGGACCTGGAGGCTGGGATGGTGATGTCTCTAGGCCGCAGCATCCACTTCCCAGGGGGGGTCCAGCCCAGCCCAGACTCTAGCTGCTGGTTCATTCCAGGCACCTTATGCACAGGAG GAGGAGTGGATCCATTCCATCTAATCATAGTCTTCCTGTGTATCCTTCTGACCAGTATCTTCTCAAGTGGACTCTACTACTGTATAAG GAGGCGTATCAACCAGATCAGTTTAGTCAGAGGTCCTGGCAAGATCATGCTAACCCTGGAAGATGTGATCTTCATCAACCCCTCACTCAGTAATAAG AAGCTAAGTTTAGATGAGAGCAAAGTGGGTGATATGAGTAGGAAACCCTCAGATACGGATCGTCAGAGCCTCTCTACTCCCTTCTCTGACTCCACCGTCACCCCGGCAACCTATGCAAACTCCAACATAGCCATCTTTGAG GGAGACTGGGCTTGGATGAAAAGACTCCCGTCTGGAAACTTTAAAGCCATAACTCCCCAGACCAGTGACGTCTTTGAGTTG ATGAAGGACATACGACACGAGAACGTCAACCTCTTCTTGGGGTTTTTCCTTGACTGTGGTGTTTTCGGCATCATGACAGAGTATTGCTCACGTAGCAGCTTGCAGGACTTGCTAAGCAATACTGACGTTAAGCTGGACTGGATGTTTAAGACCTCCCTGTTATTGGACCTTATCAAG GGCATGAAGTACCTCCACCACCGAGGTGTTTGTCACGGACGACTCAAGTCTCGGAACTGCGTAGTGGATGGCCGCTTTGTGCTCAAGCTCACAGACTACGGCTACAACAAGATTTTGATGGCACAAAGGTTCTCATACGAAGATCCCTCCGCAGAAG AGCTGCTGTGGACGGCCCCTGAGATCCTACGGGGCCCTCACCCAGGGCTGTGCGGCACCCAGCTAGGGGACGTCTACAGCTTCGCCATCATCATGCAGGAGGTGGTGCTGCGGGGACCTCCCTTCTGTATGCTGGACCTGTCTGCTGAAG atgtcatccagaaggtgaggaaTCCTCCACCACTGTGCCGCCCTGTGGTGTCACCAGACCACGCCCCCCTGGAGTGTATCCAGCTGATGAAACAGTGCTGGAACGAACAGGCAGATAGGCGGCCGCACTTCAATGACATCTTTGACCAG TTTAAGAACATCAACAAAGGGAGGAAGACCAACATCATAGACTCCATGCTGCGGATGCTGGAGCAGTACTCCTCTAACCTGGAGGAGCTGATCAGAGAGAGGACTGAGGAGCTGGAGATAGAGAAACTGAAGACTGAGAAACTACTCACTCAGATGCTGCCTCC ATCTGTTGCAGACGTCCTGAAGGTTGGCGGTACCGTGGAACCGGAGCATTTTGAAAATGTAACACTTTACTTCAGCGACATAGTAGGTTTTACCACAATCTCTGCCAACAGCGAGCCTATCGAAGTGGTGGACCTCCTCAATGACCTATATACTCTATTTGACGCCATCATTGGCAATCATGATGTATACAAG GTGGAGACAATAGGAGATGCATACATGGTGGCGTCCGGCCTACCTGTTCCCAATGGAAACCGTCATGCTGCAGAGATATCCAGCATGGCCCTGGACATCCTGAGTGCTGTTGGCACCTTCAAGATGAGACACATGCCGGATGTACCTGTTCGCATACGCATTGGACTGCACTCAG gccCGTGTGTTGCTGGGGTGGTAGGCCTCACCATGCCCAGGTATTGTCTGTTTGGTGACACAGTCAACACTGCCTCCAGGATGGAATCCACAGGAATGC CATACCGAATCCATTTGAGCCATAGCACAGCAAAGATCCTGGTGGATCTGAGAGAAGGCTACCAGGTTCAACTTCGTGGAAAGACAGAGCTCAAG GGGAAAGGAATGGAGGAGACCTACTGGCTGGTTGGAAGGGACAGTTTCACCAAACCGCTGCCTGTGCCACCTGAGCTTAAGTCAGG GCAAATGGCTCATGGCTTGCAGATGGAAGAGATCAACCGACACAAGCGGAAGAAAGCGGAACAACAACAACTTGCCAAGAAGAATAAATGA